In Ictalurus punctatus breed USDA103 chromosome 3, Coco_2.0, whole genome shotgun sequence, the following are encoded in one genomic region:
- the bend3 gene encoding BEN domain-containing protein 3 isoform X2, with protein sequence MNSSECGVKSDGHALDKEVKVEKDADDISDVETQRNLEDECLNRFARRIAKRSASHGFDGPDSEQNQPAGRKKAKVGELFQGGGSEETPRSPQDRTVSSYRKPLYGISHRISEKKANMDQHESGIRVSRNGILFPKLDSPIHVRFDAASSSRSSTSPVSPDSHLYPLFEKMFFILNSLNSSMSQLHSKVDLLSLEVTRIKKQIKPSEMAMEFQPPPEYQLTREELGQLMEQTSSAGELGCRLLVQLFPELFTAKECAHGCRACGVASKAALDSLHLQLVRNYMESCYPLVKNGNVWQNECLPQINDFFNRFWAQKDMESGQVCGKRTGFDADQNHHGCHFINEDGQDEGLSLDSGENPAVNGGQFGHVESDLAFDSQESGENPDDITSAEEFVVFLLNRLFPEVFEEGRLPEGHRTVGELMVSSDRLEIIRKYMEANFPEMPEDTWLQLCVQQMEDALENVSANGGDQENLPEETYNPATLPDDVSVVKISDFSDFERCNRRSKRLLLEPVDFNKMDVPRPDFDVPQEYLLTKEQLRSIYNSSLSIGNFASRLLVLMFPELFTQENNRKHYNCSGSLGKKQLDPVRINLIRHYVQLLYPRAKNDRVWTLEFVGKLDERCRRRDTEQRRSYQQQRKTYTSDQDSDLGDYMTASQITPDRPKEDFDVPSLPPEKSSKDFCKIPLDDLQVSAPDFPVPSSYLLTDSEVREIVQQSLSVGNFAARLLVRLFPELFTHENLRLQYNHSGACNKKQLDPVRLRLIRHYVEAVYPADKMEEVWHYECVPSIDERCRRPNRKKCDILKKAKRSNGIVSCS encoded by the exons ATGAACTCGTCTGAGTGTGGCGTTAAATCAGATGGACATGCACTTGATAAAG AGGTCAAGGTCGAGAAGGACGCAGACGACATTTCAGACGTCGAGACGCAACGGAATTTGGAGGACGAGTGTTTGAACCGCTTCGCTCGGAGGATCGCGAAGAGATCTGCGTCGCACGGGTTCGACGGCCCCGACTCGGAGCAGAACCAGCCCGCCGGCAGAAAGAAGGCCAAG GTCGGAGAACTTTTCCAAGGTGGCGGCTCGGAGGAAACGCCCAGATCCCCCCAGGACAGAACCGTATCGTCATACCGGAAGCCTTTATACGGCATTTCCCACCGTATCTCCGAGAAAAAGGCCAACATGGATCAGCACGAATCCGGGATCCGGGTTAGCCGTAACGGGATCCTTTTCCCAAAGTTGGACAGCCCGATTCACGTGAGGTTCGACGCGGCGTCGTCTTCCAGATCCTCTACGTCCCCGGTATCTCCCGATTCTCATCTGTATCCGCTTTTCGAAAAGATGTTCTTCATTCTCAACAGTCTGAACTCCAGCATGTCTCAGCTGCACAGCAAGGTGGACCTTCTTTCACTAGAAGTGACGCGCATCAAGAAGCAGATCAAGCCTTCGGAGATGGCTATGGAGTTCCAGCCTCCACCGGAATACCAGTTGACCAGAGAGGAATTGGGACAGTTGATGGAGCAGACCTCCAGCGCTGGCGAACTGGGGTGCAGGCTGCTGGTCCAGCTATTCCCAGAGCTTTTCACAGCTAAAGAATGCGCCCACGGTTGCCGAGCTTGTGGCGTCGCCAGCAAAGCCGCTCTGGACTCGTTGCACCTTCAACTCGTACGCAACTACATGGAGTCGTGCTACCCGCTGGTCAAGAACGGGAACGTTTGGCAGAACGAGTGCCTGCCGCAGATCAACGACTTTTTTAACCGTTTCTGGGCTCAGAAGGACATGGAGAGCGGGCAGGTCTGCGGGAAACGGACCGGGTTCGACGCGGACCAAAACCACCACGGCTGCCATTTCATCAACGAGGACGGACAAGACGAGGGGCTGTCGCTGGATTCCGGAGAGAACCCCGCCGTCAACGGCGGCCAGTTCGGCCACGTCGAATCGGATCTCGCGTTCGATTCCCAAGAAAGCGGCGAGAATCCCGACGACATCACGTCAGCCGAGGAGTTTGTGGTATTCCTTTTGAACAGACTGTTCCCCGAAGTGTTTGAGGAAGGGAGACTTCCAGAGGGCCACAGGACCGTCGGAGAGCTGATGGTCAGTTCGGACCGACTGGAGATTATCCGTAAATACATGGAGGCGAATTTTCCAGAAATGCCCGAAGACACCTGGCTGCAGTTGTGCGTGCAGCAGATGGAGGACGCGCTCGAGAATGTTTCCGCCAACGGTGGCGATCAGGAGAACCTCCCCGAGGAGACCTACAACCCCGCTACTCTCCCTGACGATGTCTCCGTGGTGAAGATCAGTGATTTTTCCGACTTTGAAAGGTGTAACCGGAGGTCGAAAAGGCTGCTGCTCGAACCCGTCGACTTCAACAAAATGGACGTCCCTCGTCCGGATTTTGACGTTCCACAAGAGTACCTACTCACGAAGGAGCAGCTGAGGAGCATCTACAATAGCAGCTTGTCCATCGGAAACTTCGCCTCCCGTCTTTTGGTCCTCATGTTCCCCGAACTGTTCACGCAAGAAAACAATCGCAAGCACTACAACTGCAGCGGCTCGCTGGGAAAAAAGCAGCTGGATCCTGTCCGGATCAACCTCATCCGCCATTACGTCCAGCTGCTCTACCCTAGAGCTAAAAACGACCGGGTTTGGACCCTGGAGTTTGTAGGGAAGCTTGATGAAAGGTGCAGGCGTAGAGACACGGAGCAGCGTCGCTCCTACCAGCAGCAGCGGAAAACCTACACCTCGGATCAAGATTCCGATCTCGGAGACTACATGACCGCTAGCCAGATCACCCCGGATCGTCCGAAAGAGGACTTCGACGTGCCCTCGTTGCCACCTGAAAAAAGTAGCAAAGACTTTTGTAAGATTCCTCTGGACGACCTCCAGGTTTCCGCTCCAGACTTCCCAGTGCCTTCGTCGTACTTACTCACGGACTCCGAAGTTAGAGAAATCGTCCAGCAGAGCCTCTCGGTCGGGAATTTCGCCGCCCGTCTTCTCGTCCGTCTCTTCCCTGAACTCTTCACGCACGAGAACCTGAGGCTTCAGTACAACCACTCGGGCGCCTGCAACAAGAAACAGCTGGACCCCGTGCGACTCCGACTCATCCGCCATTACGTCGAGGCCGTGTACCCGGCGGATAaaatggaggaggtgtggcACTACGAGTGCGTTCCCAGCATCGACGAGCGCTGCAGGCGCCCGAATCGCAAGAAATGCGACATCCTGAAAAAGGCCAAGAGATCGAACGGCATCGTGTCGTGTTCCTAA
- the bend3 gene encoding BEN domain-containing protein 3 isoform X1: MTQHRQNRHVTRDHGTQRHGEPGITRGPNARTRKWPREEPHGAVEPRDARTGEMNSSECGVKSDGHALDKEVKVEKDADDISDVETQRNLEDECLNRFARRIAKRSASHGFDGPDSEQNQPAGRKKAKVGELFQGGGSEETPRSPQDRTVSSYRKPLYGISHRISEKKANMDQHESGIRVSRNGILFPKLDSPIHVRFDAASSSRSSTSPVSPDSHLYPLFEKMFFILNSLNSSMSQLHSKVDLLSLEVTRIKKQIKPSEMAMEFQPPPEYQLTREELGQLMEQTSSAGELGCRLLVQLFPELFTAKECAHGCRACGVASKAALDSLHLQLVRNYMESCYPLVKNGNVWQNECLPQINDFFNRFWAQKDMESGQVCGKRTGFDADQNHHGCHFINEDGQDEGLSLDSGENPAVNGGQFGHVESDLAFDSQESGENPDDITSAEEFVVFLLNRLFPEVFEEGRLPEGHRTVGELMVSSDRLEIIRKYMEANFPEMPEDTWLQLCVQQMEDALENVSANGGDQENLPEETYNPATLPDDVSVVKISDFSDFERCNRRSKRLLLEPVDFNKMDVPRPDFDVPQEYLLTKEQLRSIYNSSLSIGNFASRLLVLMFPELFTQENNRKHYNCSGSLGKKQLDPVRINLIRHYVQLLYPRAKNDRVWTLEFVGKLDERCRRRDTEQRRSYQQQRKTYTSDQDSDLGDYMTASQITPDRPKEDFDVPSLPPEKSSKDFCKIPLDDLQVSAPDFPVPSSYLLTDSEVREIVQQSLSVGNFAARLLVRLFPELFTHENLRLQYNHSGACNKKQLDPVRLRLIRHYVEAVYPADKMEEVWHYECVPSIDERCRRPNRKKCDILKKAKRSNGIVSCS, encoded by the exons ATGACACAGCATCGACAAAACCGTCACGTCACGCGCGACCACGGGACACAGAGACACGGAGAGCCAGGAATCACGCGTGGACCGAACGCACGGACGCGCAAATGGCCGCGTGAGGAACCGCACGGTGCCGTGGAGCCGCGAGACGCACGAACCGGG gAAATGAACTCGTCTGAGTGTGGCGTTAAATCAGATGGACATGCACTTGATAAAG AGGTCAAGGTCGAGAAGGACGCAGACGACATTTCAGACGTCGAGACGCAACGGAATTTGGAGGACGAGTGTTTGAACCGCTTCGCTCGGAGGATCGCGAAGAGATCTGCGTCGCACGGGTTCGACGGCCCCGACTCGGAGCAGAACCAGCCCGCCGGCAGAAAGAAGGCCAAG GTCGGAGAACTTTTCCAAGGTGGCGGCTCGGAGGAAACGCCCAGATCCCCCCAGGACAGAACCGTATCGTCATACCGGAAGCCTTTATACGGCATTTCCCACCGTATCTCCGAGAAAAAGGCCAACATGGATCAGCACGAATCCGGGATCCGGGTTAGCCGTAACGGGATCCTTTTCCCAAAGTTGGACAGCCCGATTCACGTGAGGTTCGACGCGGCGTCGTCTTCCAGATCCTCTACGTCCCCGGTATCTCCCGATTCTCATCTGTATCCGCTTTTCGAAAAGATGTTCTTCATTCTCAACAGTCTGAACTCCAGCATGTCTCAGCTGCACAGCAAGGTGGACCTTCTTTCACTAGAAGTGACGCGCATCAAGAAGCAGATCAAGCCTTCGGAGATGGCTATGGAGTTCCAGCCTCCACCGGAATACCAGTTGACCAGAGAGGAATTGGGACAGTTGATGGAGCAGACCTCCAGCGCTGGCGAACTGGGGTGCAGGCTGCTGGTCCAGCTATTCCCAGAGCTTTTCACAGCTAAAGAATGCGCCCACGGTTGCCGAGCTTGTGGCGTCGCCAGCAAAGCCGCTCTGGACTCGTTGCACCTTCAACTCGTACGCAACTACATGGAGTCGTGCTACCCGCTGGTCAAGAACGGGAACGTTTGGCAGAACGAGTGCCTGCCGCAGATCAACGACTTTTTTAACCGTTTCTGGGCTCAGAAGGACATGGAGAGCGGGCAGGTCTGCGGGAAACGGACCGGGTTCGACGCGGACCAAAACCACCACGGCTGCCATTTCATCAACGAGGACGGACAAGACGAGGGGCTGTCGCTGGATTCCGGAGAGAACCCCGCCGTCAACGGCGGCCAGTTCGGCCACGTCGAATCGGATCTCGCGTTCGATTCCCAAGAAAGCGGCGAGAATCCCGACGACATCACGTCAGCCGAGGAGTTTGTGGTATTCCTTTTGAACAGACTGTTCCCCGAAGTGTTTGAGGAAGGGAGACTTCCAGAGGGCCACAGGACCGTCGGAGAGCTGATGGTCAGTTCGGACCGACTGGAGATTATCCGTAAATACATGGAGGCGAATTTTCCAGAAATGCCCGAAGACACCTGGCTGCAGTTGTGCGTGCAGCAGATGGAGGACGCGCTCGAGAATGTTTCCGCCAACGGTGGCGATCAGGAGAACCTCCCCGAGGAGACCTACAACCCCGCTACTCTCCCTGACGATGTCTCCGTGGTGAAGATCAGTGATTTTTCCGACTTTGAAAGGTGTAACCGGAGGTCGAAAAGGCTGCTGCTCGAACCCGTCGACTTCAACAAAATGGACGTCCCTCGTCCGGATTTTGACGTTCCACAAGAGTACCTACTCACGAAGGAGCAGCTGAGGAGCATCTACAATAGCAGCTTGTCCATCGGAAACTTCGCCTCCCGTCTTTTGGTCCTCATGTTCCCCGAACTGTTCACGCAAGAAAACAATCGCAAGCACTACAACTGCAGCGGCTCGCTGGGAAAAAAGCAGCTGGATCCTGTCCGGATCAACCTCATCCGCCATTACGTCCAGCTGCTCTACCCTAGAGCTAAAAACGACCGGGTTTGGACCCTGGAGTTTGTAGGGAAGCTTGATGAAAGGTGCAGGCGTAGAGACACGGAGCAGCGTCGCTCCTACCAGCAGCAGCGGAAAACCTACACCTCGGATCAAGATTCCGATCTCGGAGACTACATGACCGCTAGCCAGATCACCCCGGATCGTCCGAAAGAGGACTTCGACGTGCCCTCGTTGCCACCTGAAAAAAGTAGCAAAGACTTTTGTAAGATTCCTCTGGACGACCTCCAGGTTTCCGCTCCAGACTTCCCAGTGCCTTCGTCGTACTTACTCACGGACTCCGAAGTTAGAGAAATCGTCCAGCAGAGCCTCTCGGTCGGGAATTTCGCCGCCCGTCTTCTCGTCCGTCTCTTCCCTGAACTCTTCACGCACGAGAACCTGAGGCTTCAGTACAACCACTCGGGCGCCTGCAACAAGAAACAGCTGGACCCCGTGCGACTCCGACTCATCCGCCATTACGTCGAGGCCGTGTACCCGGCGGATAaaatggaggaggtgtggcACTACGAGTGCGTTCCCAGCATCGACGAGCGCTGCAGGCGCCCGAATCGCAAGAAATGCGACATCCTGAAAAAGGCCAAGAGATCGAACGGCATCGTGTCGTGTTCCTAA